A genomic segment from Helicoverpa armigera isolate CAAS_96S chromosome 10, ASM3070526v1, whole genome shotgun sequence encodes:
- the LOC110371824 gene encoding uncharacterized protein LOC110371824 isoform X2 translates to MEVSNEIKEDIRKTQSDLKNAIRIHQVWVARLQEDENNMHLRSKVNEAEKEIIAIGQTQKLVVDRLRRELELYQQRLKARNKHINIENDNRYVAQQLRDHQIQYRSRNRTVSLLKPSVLNEIHIKTENNSDEIKDNNVSDVEIEIKLSNEKENSNHSEADDKDKYQRNFSQLPNAVHDSRNNFVNVLNKVKEAFSGPKHQDNNDWQEQKSDSDSSQAGELSPTPSPPPLPEPGEPVTKEVFLRLLGLITPLQRELLEKKRNERRKRSTTSTNRNDFLYGNYEMLPKKKKYNQFPYLQTHNDPPQTRSAKLRKQQSQNKTSREGSPSGSSTENKGWSNGKPAWAATLPASLSVEPVYATQKKACHVCGRNDVASLLAWCAGCGVWQHTGCGRAGGDCARCAAALPEPHPTAPDPATHKQLYRDKLAERKSLQEKNIKLCVELRKLEMRAASLKENLDEHNAEKRQLLADQIKTQRNLQKLLDFISQFKETSISIRSTSVSESGSEISKSNEE, encoded by the exons ATGGAAgtttctaatgaaataaaagaagataTTCGCAAAACCCAGTCGGACTTGAAAAATGCGATTCGAATCCATCAG GTTTGGGTTGCGCGCCTTCAAGAAGATGAAAAC AACATGCATCTTAGATCTAAAGTTAATGAAGCTGAGAAAGAAATAATCGCAATTGGACAAACTCAA AAACTAGTGGTGGACAGGCTACGTAGAGAACTAGAGCTGTACCAACAAAGGCTGAAGGCTCGTAACAAGCAcattaatattgaaaatgaCAATAGATATGTGGCACAACAACTAAGGGACCATCAAATACAATATCGTAGCAGAAATAGAACAGTATCATTATTGAAGCCATCTGTGCTCaatgaaatacatataaaaactgaaaacaacAGCGATGAAATAAAAGACAACAATGTATCCGATGTGGAGATTGAGATAAAGTTATCTAATGAGAAGGAAAACTCAAATCACAGTGAGGCTGATGATAAAGATAAATACCAGAGAAACTTTTCTCAACTGCCCAATGCTGTGCATGATAGTAGAAACAATTTTGTGAATGTCTTAAACAAAGTGAAAGAAGCATTTAG TGGACCAAAGCACCAGGATAACAATGATTGGCAAGAGCAGAAGTCAGATTCAGATTCATCTCAAGCTGGTGAGCTTTCTCCGACGCCTTCGCCGCCACCGCTTCCTGAGCCTGGGGAGCCTGTCACCAAAGAGGTCTTTTTGAG ACTGTTAGGTTTAATAACACCTTTACAAAGAGAGCTGTTAGAGAAAAAGCGAAATGAGCGTCGCAAGCGATCCACTACGAGTACTAACAGAAATGATTTCCTGTATGGGAACTATGAAATGTTACCT AAAAAGAAGAAGTACAACCAGTTTCCATACTTGCAAACGCACAATGATCCTCCACAGACGAGGTCCGCAAAGCTACGAAAACAACAG TCGCAGAATAAAACGTCTCGCGAAGGCTCTCCGTCTGGATCTTCAACGGAAAATAAAG GATGGAGCAACGGCAAGCCCGCGTGGGCGGCAACGTTGCCGGCGAGCTTATCTGTGGAACCTGTGTATGCAACACAGAAAAAAGCGTGTCATGTGTGTGGACGAAATG ACGTGGCGTCCCTGCTGGCGTGGTGCGCGGGCTGCGGCGTGTGGCAGCACACGGGCTGCGGCCGCGCCGGCGGAGACTGCGCCCGCTGCGCCGCCGCCCTGCCCGAGCCGCACCCCACCGCGCCCGACCCCGCCACGCACAAGCAGCTCtatagag ataaACTAGCCGAGCGTAAAAGTTTACAAGagaagaatataaaattatgtgtggAACTACGTAAACTTGAAATGAGAGCTGCAAGCCTGAAAGAGAATTTGGATGAACATAACGCAGAGAAAAGACAACTATTAGCTGACCAGATCAAGACTCAAAGAAACCTTCAGAAACTTCTAGACTTCATTAGTCAATTTAAAGAGACGTCGATAAGCATCCGTTCTACGTCCGTCAGTGAGTCTGGCAGCGaaataagtaaaagtaatgAGGAATGA
- the LOC110371824 gene encoding uncharacterized protein LOC110371824 isoform X1, with protein sequence MEVSNEIKEDIRKTQSDLKNAIRIHQVWVARLQEDENNMHLRSKVNEAEKEIIAIGQTQKLVVDRLRRELELYQQRLKARNKHINIENDNRYVAQQLRDHQIQYRSRNRTVSLLKPSVLNEIHIKTENNSDEIKDNNVSDVEIEIKLSNEKENSNHSEADDKDKYQRNFSQLPNAVHDSRNNFVNVLNKVKEAFSGPKHQDNNDWQEQKSDSDSSQAGELSPTPSPPPLPEPGEPVTKEVFLRLLGLITPLQRELLEKKRNERRKRSTTSTNRNDFLYGNYEMLPKKKKYNQFPYLQTHNDPPQTRSAKLRKQQSQNKTSREGSPSGSSTENKAGWSNGKPAWAATLPASLSVEPVYATQKKACHVCGRNDVASLLAWCAGCGVWQHTGCGRAGGDCARCAAALPEPHPTAPDPATHKQLYRDKLAERKSLQEKNIKLCVELRKLEMRAASLKENLDEHNAEKRQLLADQIKTQRNLQKLLDFISQFKETSISIRSTSVSESGSEISKSNEE encoded by the exons ATGGAAgtttctaatgaaataaaagaagataTTCGCAAAACCCAGTCGGACTTGAAAAATGCGATTCGAATCCATCAG GTTTGGGTTGCGCGCCTTCAAGAAGATGAAAAC AACATGCATCTTAGATCTAAAGTTAATGAAGCTGAGAAAGAAATAATCGCAATTGGACAAACTCAA AAACTAGTGGTGGACAGGCTACGTAGAGAACTAGAGCTGTACCAACAAAGGCTGAAGGCTCGTAACAAGCAcattaatattgaaaatgaCAATAGATATGTGGCACAACAACTAAGGGACCATCAAATACAATATCGTAGCAGAAATAGAACAGTATCATTATTGAAGCCATCTGTGCTCaatgaaatacatataaaaactgaaaacaacAGCGATGAAATAAAAGACAACAATGTATCCGATGTGGAGATTGAGATAAAGTTATCTAATGAGAAGGAAAACTCAAATCACAGTGAGGCTGATGATAAAGATAAATACCAGAGAAACTTTTCTCAACTGCCCAATGCTGTGCATGATAGTAGAAACAATTTTGTGAATGTCTTAAACAAAGTGAAAGAAGCATTTAG TGGACCAAAGCACCAGGATAACAATGATTGGCAAGAGCAGAAGTCAGATTCAGATTCATCTCAAGCTGGTGAGCTTTCTCCGACGCCTTCGCCGCCACCGCTTCCTGAGCCTGGGGAGCCTGTCACCAAAGAGGTCTTTTTGAG ACTGTTAGGTTTAATAACACCTTTACAAAGAGAGCTGTTAGAGAAAAAGCGAAATGAGCGTCGCAAGCGATCCACTACGAGTACTAACAGAAATGATTTCCTGTATGGGAACTATGAAATGTTACCT AAAAAGAAGAAGTACAACCAGTTTCCATACTTGCAAACGCACAATGATCCTCCACAGACGAGGTCCGCAAAGCTACGAAAACAACAG TCGCAGAATAAAACGTCTCGCGAAGGCTCTCCGTCTGGATCTTCAACGGAAAATAAAG caGGATGGAGCAACGGCAAGCCCGCGTGGGCGGCAACGTTGCCGGCGAGCTTATCTGTGGAACCTGTGTATGCAACACAGAAAAAAGCGTGTCATGTGTGTGGACGAAATG ACGTGGCGTCCCTGCTGGCGTGGTGCGCGGGCTGCGGCGTGTGGCAGCACACGGGCTGCGGCCGCGCCGGCGGAGACTGCGCCCGCTGCGCCGCCGCCCTGCCCGAGCCGCACCCCACCGCGCCCGACCCCGCCACGCACAAGCAGCTCtatagag ataaACTAGCCGAGCGTAAAAGTTTACAAGagaagaatataaaattatgtgtggAACTACGTAAACTTGAAATGAGAGCTGCAAGCCTGAAAGAGAATTTGGATGAACATAACGCAGAGAAAAGACAACTATTAGCTGACCAGATCAAGACTCAAAGAAACCTTCAGAAACTTCTAGACTTCATTAGTCAATTTAAAGAGACGTCGATAAGCATCCGTTCTACGTCCGTCAGTGAGTCTGGCAGCGaaataagtaaaagtaatgAGGAATGA